The following is a genomic window from Niabella soli DSM 19437.
CATTAAAATTTATGAAGTAGTCTGACTTTAGGGCGCCATTAAATCTTGAGTAATAAAAACCCAACAATACTGCCCGTCAATATAATTACAACCGTGTTTAGTCTTTTGGTAAACAGTGTGAAGGCAAGGCATAGCGCCAATACGGCGGCTCCCTGCCATTGGCGTATGGCCGCCGTAAAAAGGTGTACGCCCACAACAGCAATGATTGAAATGGAAGCAGCGCTTAGCCCGTCTAAAAATACCCGCAGCCTCTGACTTTTCCGGGCAGATGAAAGCAGTTTATGCAAGAAAAGGGAAATGAAAAAAGAAGGAAGAAAAATACCTGCAGTGGCGATCACTCCGCCCATGGTTCCCCCAACAAGATAACCGGCAAATGTGGCGCTCGATAGTATGGGGCCGGGTGTTATTTGACCGACTGCAATCGCATCCATTAATTGCTGGCGGCTGAGCCAGTGGTTATGACGCACCAGCGATTCATCCATATAGGCAAAGAGCACATAGCCGCTGCCATACAATACCGCGCCAATTTTAAAAAAGATAAAAAACAGCTTGCTCTCCGAAAACCGTGTGTTCAGTTGTAGCAGTAGCGGCGTAAACAATAAACCGGTAAAGACGGGTAATTTATTTTTTGTACTATAAATAAAATAGTTGACAAGGCCGGCAGCAATGATCAGCAATACTTCGTTCAAACCGTACAGCGAACCTGCAAAAACCAGAAGACATAGCAGGATAAGGACGGTATTATTTTTCAACGTCTTTTGCGACAACCGGAAAACCGTACCAATAACCAGCGCCGTTGTTGCTGGTCGTAGCCCGAAAATAAAACCCTGCACGTTGGGCAACGCGCTGTAATGCTGATAAAAATAGCCAAAAAGCAAACAGATCAGCATGGCTGGTAGTATATAACAAACGCCTGCTACTACCAGTCCCAATCTTCCGCCGCGTTCCTTTCCACAGTGCATGACTACTTCCACCGCGTTGGGTCCCGGAATGATATAAGACGCGCTCAGCACATCCATAAAATGCTGATGATCGATCCACTTTCTTCTGACTACCATTTCATTCTCTATGGTGGCCACCATGCCTGCAATGCCCCCGAACCCAATGCTGCCCAGCTTCAGACAGGAAACGGCGATCTCCTTTAATTGCTGCGCTTTGCTTTCTGTGTTATTTTCCTGAATGGGCAACGACATATATAAGATTCAAAGATAGACAGTGAAGGGTGAAATAAACTCCTGAATCGTAACGTAATTCAATTCATCGTCATGTTGATTTTTATTTGCGTTTAGAAAGCAATGAGGCGGTGACCGGTTATTATTTGTGGCGTCACCTCGGGTGAAGCGCAGCAGAACCGGGCGTCTCGAACCCTTTACAGGCATTACCTTCGATGAAATAGTTGCTCCGCTCGTTTTGCTTTGGGGCAAAACTTCGGTCGGAATGGCGTCCCCATATAAAGATTCATTTTTTAACCAAAAAGTTACAGCTTGCCCGCAACTGATTTAGCTGCAATAACGGCGCCCTCCATATAGCCGGGAAATGCCGAGGCTGTTTCTGTGCTGCAAAAGTATAGCCGGTCATTCATGTAAGACTCCAAAAATACCGGATGCCCATTGTTTTGGTGCGGGCGTAAAATAACCGGATCTCCTTCTATAATAAATTCGTCGTTCCATACTTTATCAAAATAGGAGACAGGGATTGCCATTTCCAGCCCCAGCAATTCACTAAGCTGTTGCAGCACCAATTCTTTGCGTATGTCCTGACTGTAGGATGCCGCGCCACTGTTTAAAAAGCCTGTGAAACCATATCGCTCGCCTGAAAAATTGGTATGATCATACATTTCTGTAACAATCCCGGCATGACTGTACAACATTCCGGAGTAACCTTTGTTTCTCCAAAAGGGCTCGGCATACTCCAACGTGAATTTTAAAGCACCGGCCATCCAGGTCTGAACCGTAGGGAGTACCTGCGCTACGGAATCCGGCAAGCCGGGTGAGAACCGGATCGCCGCTGCCGCTAATTGAGGTGGGATGCAGATCACCACGTGGTCCGTCTCGAAAGAACCATCAATTGTTGTCACTACAATAGTATTGGCGGTTTGATCAATGGCTGTCACCTTTTTATTAAAATGGCTGTTTTCAGGGTTGAGTTGCTGCGCTAATGCTTCAATGAGCATTTGTGTTCCCCCAGCTATCCGGTAAGAAGGGCTGGTGGCCCCGGGAACAAAAAATTCCTGTGGCGGCTCGAACGACTTGGTTTGAAAAAGACTAACGCCTTCCGAATGTTGGGGGTATTTTGCCAAGCCCAACTCATCCATTAACTCCAGTAAATTGCTATGTACGTCTGAGAACCAGGTGGCGCCCAGTTCTAAAGGAGTTTCCAAAGTGCCGGTAATCGTGTGTATCCGGCCGCCCAGGCGATCCGAGGCCTCCAGGATGGTGGCGTTAATATTTTTTTTTGAAGAAAAAATGCCAGCGCCAGACCACTCAGTCCGCCCCCGATTATAACTACACTCTTTTCCATTATGCGAAAATGCTTCTTTTGATCGATTATTTATTGGATAAACCAGCATTTTTATGGTAGAACTCAGCAAGAGAAAAAAACCGGCACATTAGGTTTTTGTAAATTAGCTGTTCAATGGCAAAAGAAAAAAACGATATTAATGAATATCATCTCAACAGGAATCAACCTGGCCTGTCGCAATTTGCGATTCATGATTTAAATAATTATCTAAAAGACCACGGGGGAGATACCAGGCGTCCGCATATTCATAGTTTTTACCAGATCATCTGGTTCAAAAGGGGAAGGGGAAAACATTTTGTTGATTTTAAAGCGTACGACGTTTTTAAGGATGCGTTGTTCTTTATTGCTAAAAATCAGGTGCATTATTTTGATGAGCATACGCATTATACAGGTGTTTTGATCCATTTTAATGAAACCTTTTTTGCGCAAAATGATAGTGAAACGGATTTCTTTTTGAAATGCAATATTTTCAATAACCCTTATCAGCAGCCATTTTGCCATGTTGACAATAAGATGCGTTTGGTGCTGGAAGAATATTTAAAGCAACTGTCAAGAGAATTGCAGCATCAGGATGTTTTTGGAAAAGAAGAATTATTAAGAGTCTATTTGAAGGCTTTTTTAATACAGGTGCAGCGGATAAAAAATAAGTTTGATAAAAATGAAAACAAGGGCTCGTTTGTTTTGGATGACAAAAAAGTACAGCTAGTAAAGTTTGTAAATCTTATTGAGGCGCATTACACCAAAGGGCTGAGTATATCAGAATATGCGGGGCTGCTTCATGTATCGCCGCGGACTTTGACTGACCTTACCAAACAGGCGCTTAACAAAACACCCTCACAATTGATACAGGAACGCATTATCCTGGAAGCGCAGCGTTTGTTGTTACATTCCAATCTTAATGTGAACCAAATCGGCTACCGGATTGGGTTTGACGATGCTTCTTATTTTGTAAAGTATTTTAAAAAGCACACCGGGACCGCACCGTTAGCGTTCCGGAAGTCTGTTTTGCCCGCAGATGGCATTGATTTACGCAAAGGCTGACCAAAACCTATCTTGCAATAAATGAATATTGGTGTGTGCTCTGTAAGGATAGGTTCAGAAAAGATCAGCGGGAAACGGATGTTCCGGTCTTACATATAAAACACATTAAACCGGTGCCCGTCCGGATCAGCAAAAACAAAACCATAATATGCTTTCCCAAATGTTTCCGGCTGGGAGATCAAATTTCCTCCTGCAGCTTCCACTTCTTTTGCCCAGGTATCCACATCGTCTTTGTTTGCAGCACCCAGCGTAAATATGATTTCGTTTGCGGTATGCGCATCGGCAATTACGCCTTTCATGCCGTCCCCGAGTACCTCTTTTAAGAAAAAGTGTATGACAAATTCATTTTCTCCAAAAAGAAAACTGGTCAGTTGCTCATTAGGAGCGCCATTGGGGGTAAAGCCCAGGTCGGTGTAAAACTTTGTTGTCCGCTTTAAATCCGTTACGGCCAGGTTGGCCCATATCTTTGTTGGATGCATAGCATTGTATTTCTGCAAAGCTATTGTTTAAGGCCGGTATTTTCGTATTGCAAAAGCGACATTATAAGGATGTATTTGAGACAGTTTTAGTTAAGTGAGCGGGTGTTTATCTTCCCGCAGATCAGCGCTGATGATTTCGCCGATTGACGCAGAATTTGATCAATTTGCCTAACTTCAGATATATATGAATTCAAAAAACGATGCATTCTCAATTCTTGAAAGGCATGTGCCGGATTACCTGCTTAGGGACTATACCGATGGCGTGCTCAGCCCGGAAAAGAATAAACTGTATGGGTTTGCTCTTACTGAAATTGTTCCCGATCAGGATGATCAATATTCGTATATTAACGAGTTTAGCTTTTATTCTACAATGGGATCAGAGCCCGAAAAAGAAAAAACATATAGCGATGATGGAAACACTTATCAATTTAAAGATAAGGAATTGTGTTTGCGGGAGGGTGTCTATAAATTCCTTGCAATAACTTTTTTTGGATGCCTGTATCAAGGACAATGGTATGTTTTTAAGGGGCTTCGTTTCTACGGTGCTTTGATCGGTAAAGAAGATATATTGAGCAGCTTGGCCACGGGTATAACCGACGGCAACGTTTTTGACAACACTGTTTATCGCCCTTTAGAGGAGTATTACTCATGTGGGCAACCAACGGATAACCCAGTTCGGAGGGGAATCGAGTTCCTTGAATTTGTTGGGATGCCGGAGTTGGCAGCCTATCATAAACAAGAAGCAAAACAGGATTTGCTGGCCGCGCATAAGGCCTATCTCAGGTTAGCAGTGTTTAAACCTTTTATGAATCGGTTACGGGCTGATAACTTTGAAGTGTTTAATAAATTTACCATACTGCATGGCTGGAATCTGTCTTTGATTTTTTCTTCCTCACGGGATTATGTTTTGATGCCCGTGGTTGTCATGAATGAAAAAAAAGAACACCACCTTTATTATTTTCTCTGGCACACGGAGGAGAAAAAGATGTACCGGTGGAATTATTTTAGTCTTAAAAATGTCGGCGAACGATGTCATTATGCAAATAAGATTATCGAAGACCTGTCGCAAATCAGTTATTGGGATCATGAAAATTACCTGGACTCCGACACTTGCACGTTAGACGATAATTATTTTTGGACACACTATGTTCTGGGAAAAGATAATGACCATTATCGCTACCTGATGCACATGGAATTTGAATCCTTATAACTAATCGATTCGCTCAAAAGCCGTAAAATGATGCCGGGGCTCAAAGTGGTTCCAGATAATACTGGCCAGCTTGCGTGTCAACACTTCCGCTTCGTTATTGTCTGTCCAGCTACGGTCTTTATTATTCTTGGTCAGAATACAAAATACAAAATCCCCCCCCGGCGCATTCACCAACACTACCTCGCCCCGGGCATCGTCTATCGATCCGGTTTTGCAAATGGTGCTCACGGTGGCTGGAAGCTGGGATAAAGAGCGGCCATTGTAAAATTGATTTTTTAAATAGCGGTACATTTTATCGGAGTAGCGGGCATCAATCACTTTTCCTTGCCGGATCAACGTAAACAACTGCGCCATTTCTTTGGGTGTGGTTTGTCCCCAGCCGTATTTTTTCCAGATATCCTCCCGGCCCGCCGTGCGCGAGTTTACTTTTGTATGGGGCAGCCCCAATTGATCCATCAATGGATTTACAGTTGCGCCGCCACCCGCCAGTTCCTGCAGCCAGATGGCTGCCACATTATCGCTGTAGGTCAACATCAAAGAGATCATGGTCGACAGATCCGTACGCGCACTGTCCTTATAAAACTGCATTAGTCCCGAACCACCATAGGCGCGTTTGGCATTATATACAAACTCCTGCGATAATTTTAAATCACCTTTAGCTATCTTTTGAAACACACCCGCCAGCAAGGGCACTTTCACGATACTGGCGGTGGGAAATATAGTATCAGCATTTATTGCTACCGATTTATTCTTTTTCAAATGATGCACATACACTCCCACGTCGCCGTGGAAGCCGCTGATGGCGCTTTCAATTAATGCTTTTAATTTTTTATCTTCTTTTTGAGCGTGGCTCAGGGTGTGTATAAACACCACACTGGCAAGCAGGATATATTTTAGCATGAATAAACAGGTTTTCACAAATATAAGAAAAGCTGTTGCAATATTTTGGGCGTGCCCCTGGTATAGGACAGGAGGGGATTATCTGAAAGATGGAGTTTTGCAGTGCCCATACCAGGGTCGGGTTATTCGCTGCAAGTCCGCCGCAGAGCTGTCGCACGAAAGCTTCAGCGGGCTTTCCGCTGCTACCCCTCACGCGGCACTTCGTTGAAAATGATGAGCTGTTTTTAAAAGAAGATTATAACAGGCGGTCAACCAAATGAGTTGCTTAAGGCCCGCCGGGCCTGCCGGTTGGTAGTCCCAAAGTAAACGAATGTTTATGCCCCGTCAGGGACGTTTGGTGAAAGGCGACAGTTATTACGTTTGTTTAAGAGTATCCTGTTCAATAAAAAGCATTTATCCTCACACCACGCTGATCAAAGGCCCGTCAGTCCTCGCTTGCAGCCTGCCTATAGGTTTTAAAGTATAACCCTGCTCCTGCATCAATTGCTCAAAAGTATCCATTCCGGATTCTTTAACGGCCACCAGCAGTCCGCCGCTGGTTTGCGGGTCGGCAAGAATTTGTTGCTGCCGTTCCGTCACCGGCCCGATCTTACTGCCATAACTGTTCCAGTTGCGGGTGGTGCCGCCGGGAATACAGCCCAGGTCCAGGTAATAGGGGATCGATGGGATCACCGGAACCTTTTCAAATTCAATTATAGCGGAAAGCCCGCTGCCTTCGCACATTTCAGATAAATGCCCTAACAGGCCAAAACCTGTAACATCCGTTAACGCCGTCACCGCATCCAGTTTACCCAGGCGTTCGCCGGGTTGGTTCAGGGTGGTCATGCTTTTTAGGGCGATGGCGGCATCTCCCGGTTTTAATACCCCCCGTTTTTGAGCGGTAGATAATACGCCCACGCCCAAAGCTTTTGTAAGATATAGCCGGCAGCCGGCAGTAGCCGTTGCATTCCGCTTCAGATCGGTTGTAGCCACCAGTCCGTTTACTGCCAGGCCAAATACGGGCTCCGGGCAATCAATGCTATGCCCGCCAGCCAGCGTAATTCCGGCTGCGGCACATACCGCCCGGGCGCCATCCAGCACCTGGCCTGCAACTTCCGGCGGCAGTTTATCAATCGGCCAGCCCAGGATCGCGATGGCCAATACCGGCTTTCCGCCCATGGCATATACATCGCTGATGGCATTGGTGGCCGCAATGCGCCCAAAATCATACGCATCATCCACGATCGGCATAAAAAAATCGGTAGTAGAAATAAGGGCCATGCCATTGCCCAGGTCCAGCACCGCGGCATCGTCGCGCTTATCATTACCCACCAGCAAACGGGGATCAGGCAGGGTCGCAGCGGTTGCCGTATGTAATATTTTATCCAGCAATGCCGGACTGATCTTGCAGCCGCAACCAGCGCCGTGAGAGTATTGCGTAAGTTTAACTGTTGTTTCCATTCAATAAATCAAAACCTGTTTATGCAGGCAGGGTGGTTATAAAATTGATTAATTTTCGACTATCGGCCTCGGGGTCATCGCCGGCCGCATCCAATGGAAATACATGGTCAGCCGCGCGAAGGCTCAATCCCTTGCGATAGGCCTTGTCGTAATAAACCAATGCGATCCGGATAAAATCAGCCATCCGCCCCTCATGGATAGCAGTAATAGCCTGCGTTGTTTGTAAGGGACCCAGCCGTTTTTGAATGCGCCCGGTGCTCTCAGCCAGAAAATCGGGATCCAGGTTACCATAATCTTGCAACAGTGTTTGCACGCGCTGTTCCACCGGAACCTGCAGGTCAATCAGTACAGCGCTGCGCATTTGTTGCCATAGCGGTCCTGGAATGCAGCGCCGGCCGATCTTCTGGCATTCGTCCTCCAGCCAGAGTGGTGCGAGGGGATCCAGGTCTTTCAATTGCCAGGCCAGATCATTTTCAAATTGCTCCTGTGTGGGTTGCACCATTTTGTTCAGACTGCCATAGGCAGAGCCCTGATGTTGCGCAAGGGCTTCCAGGTCTATTGCCTGCTGCCCATGTGTGTTCATATATTGCAACAAGCGGGTTTTGCCGGAGCCGGTCATGCCTCCCAGGATGCGCAAATGATAGCTTCGTTCAAACTGGTCGTGCGCCCAGCGCCGGTAGGCCTTATAACCACCGGAGACCTGATACACTTCAAATCCGTATAAACTGAGGGCCCAGGCCATGGAGCCGCTGCGCATGCCGCCCCGCCAGCAATGTACGGCAATGCGTTTATCCGGGGCTATTTCGAGGCAACTGCGGATAAAGCCCGACCATTTGGAACCGGTTAGGTCAAAACCCAGCAGTATCGCTGCTTCGCGACCTACCTGCTTGTAAGTGGTGCCTACCTGCACGCGCTCTTCATTGCTGAACAGGGGTATATTGAAGGCCCCGGGCACGTGACCTTGTGCAAATTCCGCAGGGGTGCGCACATCTGCCAGCGGCAGCGCAGTGGCCTGCCCGATCCAATCGGCTATGGTAATGGATTGTGTCATTTTTTCCGGGGGCAAAGGTAGCGTATTTAGGATGTACGGGAAGGATTTAACCGCGAAAACTGCCATCCCGATAGCGATCGCATGCGCGTCAGGCTAAGCGCGACGTTCAATCTGCTGGAACTGCAACTACACCAGCATTTGGGCCATTTCAGCTCCAGTTAGGAGCGTTGTGTTTATAGCAATCGCAATGGTATTTGTGCGGGCTCCGGTAGGACGCCCCGTATTTACGAGGCACCTGACGGAGCCGATACGTTGTGTAGATGGTCATAAATACTATAAACACGCGGCGCTTACAGCGCCTGAATCGTGTTCCTTACCTTGACGCGCATGCGATAGCCATCGGGACACGAATGAATAATTTATCGTACTGTTCTCAAAGAAAATAAACACGAATCTGGGGCTGATCAAAAGCCTCCAATTGATGCTTAGCAAGGAATCTGGTAAAGAAGATTTTTCCGATTTTATCCCATTAACAACAAATTTCCCGCGGACTTCGCAGAGGAAAGAGCGGTAATCCAAGCCCCGCCGTCAGCGAGGGTCTGCGCCAATCTACGAACTTAGAAATACCTTTTAATCGCCACATTCGTGCATTCTGTACAACAAAGTCGTTTAAACTGATTTTTAACCACATAGATACAGTAGAAATCATAGCGTTCAAGGCGGCATAGATTCCCCGCCGCGGCGGGAAACATAGCTAATGTGTTTTTATGTTCCCTGTTATCTATATACCCTATGTATCTATCCCGCTGTGCGGGACAAGTTATGGTTTAAAAAATTCTGTTGTATCCTTAAATCATGCTGCAACGCAGAACGATGGAACTGTGTCCGCCTCTGGAGGATTCGTGGCATTAATCAATCCCATTGTAAACAATAAAACCTCGCGCCATCGCGCCTTTGCGGTTTAATATAGTTTCAATCTAGTGTTCATCGCCCGTATTGGTCATTTTGGCCAGGATAAAGAAAGCGCCTTTGGTTACTACCGGGGCGCCGGGCGGTATGGCTACAAGTAAGGTTATCTGTGTATACCCAACATCAGTAACACCCTTCGCTACAGGGATCATTTTAAAATATACTTCTTTTTTATCGGCATCCTTCTTTGGTTCATCCACAATAAAAATATAATCCTTTCCCTGGTAATTAATGATAGCGTCATTAGGGATAGCGGGAGCGGTTTGTTGGCTCAGACTTACGGTAGCTGTTACGCCCATGCCGTCTATTAATCCGGTTTTATTACCGGTTACGGAAGCATGAATGGGAATGGATTTTGTGTCGCCCTCAAAAGCGGTACCAATAGAAAAAACAGTAGCATCATATTCTTTGCCCGGATTGTTCGTTAAAGTAAAATGTATGGTTTGACCTTTTTGTATATGGGGCAGATCTTTTTCGTACACGCTTAGGTCAAGATGCAGTTGCGAATTATTGACTACTTCGGCAATGGGGCTGGTTACATCTACATTGCTGCCAATTTGAACGGTGATCTTGCTGACGGTGCCGCTGATAGGTGTACGTACGGGTAACACCGCAGAAAACTGCCGTGAACCGCCCACCAGGCTTAGCTGCTGCTGAATGCCGGCGCGCTGGCTTT
Proteins encoded in this region:
- a CDS encoding flavin monoamine oxidase family protein — encoded protein: MLVYPINNRSKEAFSHNGKECSYNRGRTEWSGAGIFSSKKNINATILEASDRLGGRIHTITGTLETPLELGATWFSDVHSNLLELMDELGLAKYPQHSEGVSLFQTKSFEPPQEFFVPGATSPSYRIAGGTQMLIEALAQQLNPENSHFNKKVTAIDQTANTIVVTTIDGSFETDHVVICIPPQLAAAAIRFSPGLPDSVAQVLPTVQTWMAGALKFTLEYAEPFWRNKGYSGMLYSHAGIVTEMYDHTNFSGERYGFTGFLNSGAASYSQDIRKELVLQQLSELLGLEMAIPVSYFDKVWNDEFIIEGDPVILRPHQNNGHPVFLESYMNDRLYFCSTETASAFPGYMEGAVIAAKSVAGKL
- a CDS encoding serine hydrolase, translating into MLKYILLASVVFIHTLSHAQKEDKKLKALIESAISGFHGDVGVYVHHLKKNKSVAINADTIFPTASIVKVPLLAGVFQKIAKGDLKLSQEFVYNAKRAYGGSGLMQFYKDSARTDLSTMISLMLTYSDNVAAIWLQELAGGGATVNPLMDQLGLPHTKVNSRTAGREDIWKKYGWGQTTPKEMAQLFTLIRQGKVIDARYSDKMYRYLKNQFYNGRSLSQLPATVSTICKTGSIDDARGEVVLVNAPGGDFVFCILTKNNKDRSWTDNNEAEVLTRKLASIIWNHFEPRHHFTAFERID
- a CDS encoding VOC family protein, translating into MHPTKIWANLAVTDLKRTTKFYTDLGFTPNGAPNEQLTSFLFGENEFVIHFFLKEVLGDGMKGVIADAHTANEIIFTLGAANKDDVDTWAKEVEAAGGNLISQPETFGKAYYGFVFADPDGHRFNVFYM
- the mnmH gene encoding tRNA 2-selenouridine(34) synthase MnmH yields the protein MTQSITIADWIGQATALPLADVRTPAEFAQGHVPGAFNIPLFSNEERVQVGTTYKQVGREAAILLGFDLTGSKWSGFIRSCLEIAPDKRIAVHCWRGGMRSGSMAWALSLYGFEVYQVSGGYKAYRRWAHDQFERSYHLRILGGMTGSGKTRLLQYMNTHGQQAIDLEALAQHQGSAYGSLNKMVQPTQEQFENDLAWQLKDLDPLAPLWLEDECQKIGRRCIPGPLWQQMRSAVLIDLQVPVEQRVQTLLQDYGNLDPDFLAESTGRIQKRLGPLQTTQAITAIHEGRMADFIRIALVYYDKAYRKGLSLRAADHVFPLDAAGDDPEADSRKLINFITTLPA
- a CDS encoding efflux RND transporter periplasmic adaptor subunit, which codes for MQAIGMQLGSIENKELTNTIKATGMLTVPNENKAFITPLSGGVVRTLTVRPGSFVTKGQVLATVTNPGLIPLQQQLQQLNAQIQLATIETKRQEDLYKGNAAPLKNYQRAETELKTLKSQRAGIQQQLSLVGGSRQFSAVLPVRTPISGTVSKITVQIGSNVDVTSPIAEVVNNSQLHLDLSVYEKDLPHIQKGQTIHFTLTNNPGKEYDATVFSIGTAFEGDTKSIPIHASVTGNKTGLIDGMGVTATVSLSQQTAPAIPNDAIINYQGKDYIFIVDEPKKDADKKEVYFKMIPVAKGVTDVGYTQITLLVAIPPGAPVVTKGAFFILAKMTNTGDEH
- a CDS encoding AraC family transcriptional regulator, giving the protein MAKEKNDINEYHLNRNQPGLSQFAIHDLNNYLKDHGGDTRRPHIHSFYQIIWFKRGRGKHFVDFKAYDVFKDALFFIAKNQVHYFDEHTHYTGVLIHFNETFFAQNDSETDFFLKCNIFNNPYQQPFCHVDNKMRLVLEEYLKQLSRELQHQDVFGKEELLRVYLKAFLIQVQRIKNKFDKNENKGSFVLDDKKVQLVKFVNLIEAHYTKGLSISEYAGLLHVSPRTLTDLTKQALNKTPSQLIQERIILEAQRLLLHSNLNVNQIGYRIGFDDASYFVKYFKKHTGTAPLAFRKSVLPADGIDLRKG
- the chrA gene encoding chromate efflux transporter; the encoded protein is MSLPIQENNTESKAQQLKEIAVSCLKLGSIGFGGIAGMVATIENEMVVRRKWIDHQHFMDVLSASYIIPGPNAVEVVMHCGKERGGRLGLVVAGVCYILPAMLICLLFGYFYQHYSALPNVQGFIFGLRPATTALVIGTVFRLSQKTLKNNTVLILLCLLVFAGSLYGLNEVLLIIAAGLVNYFIYSTKNKLPVFTGLLFTPLLLQLNTRFSESKLFFIFFKIGAVLYGSGYVLFAYMDESLVRHNHWLSRQQLMDAIAVGQITPGPILSSATFAGYLVGGTMGGVIATAGIFLPSFFISLFLHKLLSSARKSQRLRVFLDGLSAASISIIAVVGVHLFTAAIRQWQGAAVLALCLAFTLFTKRLNTVVIILTGSIVGFLLLKI
- the selD gene encoding selenide, water dikinase SelD, encoding METTVKLTQYSHGAGCGCKISPALLDKILHTATAATLPDPRLLVGNDKRDDAAVLDLGNGMALISTTDFFMPIVDDAYDFGRIAATNAISDVYAMGGKPVLAIAILGWPIDKLPPEVAGQVLDGARAVCAAAGITLAGGHSIDCPEPVFGLAVNGLVATTDLKRNATATAGCRLYLTKALGVGVLSTAQKRGVLKPGDAAIALKSMTTLNQPGERLGKLDAVTALTDVTGFGLLGHLSEMCEGSGLSAIIEFEKVPVIPSIPYYLDLGCIPGGTTRNWNSYGSKIGPVTERQQQILADPQTSGGLLVAVKESGMDTFEQLMQEQGYTLKPIGRLQARTDGPLISVV